A region from the Spirochaeta thermophila DSM 6192 genome encodes:
- a CDS encoding glycoside hydrolase family 9 protein encodes MRLTGTLRTLSLVLLGLVLGCATPQPEGGGKAPPEEAGETAAEELLENGDFSAGTTPWTLFTQDPGKAVMTTEDGMLVFEISSIGEDTWHVQPGYPGLHLEEGHTYRLEFDMRASEPRTVQVRIQKDGPPWTGYLEENFQVGTALQHYTFEFSMQETDKAARLVFNLGTAAEGTAPAGAHRIYLDNISLKDLTGGPPEEKTGGLRPAVHLNQVGYLPTAPKVFVTMVDSSSFKVLEADSGKEVFSGTLSSPIPDRDSGDTVRLGDFTALTTPGTYVVEVGETRSVPFEIREDIYEELHTALFRFFYLQRCGTELAPSLAGAWAHPACHTTPALVYGTTITKEVRGGWHDAGDYGRYVVPAAKAVADLLLAHLFYPNATSSDALEIPESGNGVPDVLDEVKDELLWLLSMQDPESGGVYHKVTTRNFAGFDWPHITGGELVLSPISSAATADFAAVMAMASRVYAIVEPRLARRALEAARRAWSWLEAHPSAPGFRNPPGIQTGEYGDDHDADERYWAACELYAATGEEDFHTALKALSRGDIRAGLGWADVADYGTITYLFFTPHKDEALAAELAAHLTAKAEAILATMETSGYRISLTEYPWGSNMTVANNGMYLLIASRLTGDPRYERAAAEHLDYLLGRNPLSRSYITGFGEKAAEHPHHRVSSAAGTTIPGMVVGGPNSGLQDPVAQGALRGEPPAKCYIDDVGSYSTNEVTIYWNSPVYFLVSGLVE; translated from the coding sequence ATGCGACTCACCGGTACACTCAGGACCCTCTCGCTCGTGCTTCTGGGCCTGGTCCTCGGATGTGCCACCCCTCAACCGGAGGGAGGTGGAAAGGCGCCTCCCGAGGAAGCCGGAGAGACGGCCGCCGAGGAGCTCCTGGAGAACGGCGACTTCTCGGCAGGTACCACCCCTTGGACCCTCTTCACCCAGGATCCGGGAAAGGCGGTCATGACCACAGAAGACGGGATGCTCGTCTTTGAGATCTCCTCCATCGGGGAAGACACCTGGCACGTGCAGCCCGGATATCCCGGACTCCACCTCGAAGAAGGACACACCTACCGCCTCGAGTTCGACATGCGCGCCAGTGAGCCGAGGACCGTGCAGGTCCGGATCCAGAAAGACGGCCCACCCTGGACAGGCTATCTGGAGGAGAACTTCCAGGTGGGAACCGCGCTCCAGCACTACACCTTCGAGTTCAGCATGCAGGAGACCGACAAGGCGGCGAGGCTCGTCTTCAACCTCGGCACCGCCGCGGAGGGAACAGCCCCCGCAGGTGCCCACCGGATCTACCTCGACAACATCTCGCTCAAGGACCTCACAGGCGGCCCCCCTGAGGAAAAGACCGGCGGCCTCCGGCCGGCGGTCCATCTCAACCAGGTCGGCTACCTCCCCACCGCCCCCAAGGTCTTCGTCACCATGGTGGACTCCTCCTCTTTCAAGGTGCTCGAGGCCGACTCAGGGAAAGAGGTCTTCTCGGGCACACTCTCCTCCCCCATCCCCGACAGGGACTCGGGAGATACCGTACGACTCGGGGATTTCACCGCCCTCACCACCCCCGGCACCTACGTGGTGGAGGTAGGCGAGACGCGCTCCGTGCCGTTCGAGATACGTGAGGATATCTACGAGGAGCTGCACACCGCACTCTTCAGATTCTTCTACCTCCAGCGGTGCGGGACCGAGCTTGCGCCCTCGCTCGCAGGGGCCTGGGCCCACCCCGCCTGCCACACCACCCCCGCCCTCGTCTACGGCACCACCATCACGAAAGAGGTCCGAGGAGGCTGGCACGACGCAGGTGACTACGGCCGCTACGTGGTCCCCGCCGCCAAGGCAGTGGCCGACCTCCTCCTCGCCCACCTCTTCTACCCCAATGCCACCTCCTCCGACGCCCTCGAGATCCCTGAGAGCGGCAACGGGGTCCCCGACGTGCTGGACGAGGTGAAAGACGAGCTCCTCTGGCTCCTCTCGATGCAGGATCCGGAGAGCGGTGGGGTCTACCACAAGGTCACCACCCGGAACTTCGCGGGATTCGACTGGCCCCACATCACCGGTGGAGAACTGGTCCTCTCCCCCATCTCCTCCGCGGCCACCGCCGATTTCGCCGCAGTCATGGCCATGGCCTCTCGGGTCTACGCCATCGTCGAACCCCGACTCGCACGGCGCGCCCTCGAGGCGGCCCGTAGGGCCTGGTCCTGGCTGGAAGCCCACCCCTCGGCGCCCGGGTTCCGCAACCCGCCCGGCATCCAGACAGGCGAGTACGGCGATGACCACGATGCCGACGAGCGCTACTGGGCGGCCTGCGAGCTCTACGCCGCCACCGGCGAGGAAGACTTCCACACGGCCCTCAAAGCGCTCTCTCGCGGCGACATCCGGGCCGGACTCGGCTGGGCCGACGTGGCCGACTACGGCACCATCACCTACCTCTTCTTCACCCCTCACAAGGACGAGGCCCTCGCCGCTGAGCTCGCCGCCCACCTCACCGCCAAGGCAGAGGCCATCCTCGCTACCATGGAGACCTCCGGTTACCGCATCTCACTCACCGAGTACCCGTGGGGAAGCAACATGACGGTGGCGAACAACGGGATGTACCTCCTCATCGCATCCCGACTCACCGGAGATCCCCGGTACGAGCGCGCGGCGGCCGAACACCTCGACTACCTCCTGGGGAGGAACCCCCTCTCCCGGTCCTACATCACCGGATTCGGGGAGAAGGCAGCGGAGCATCCCCACCACAGGGTCTCCTCGGCAGCAGGCACGACCATACCGGGCATGGTGGTGGGAGGCCCCAACAGCGGACTCCAGGATCCGGTGGCACAGGGGGCCCTTCGAGGCGAGCCGCCCGCCAAGTGCTACATCGACGACGTGGGGAGCTACTCCACCAACGAGGTCACCATCTACTGGAACTCCCCCGTGTACTTCCTGGTGAGCGGCCTCGTCGAGTGA
- the ilvY gene encoding HTH-type transcriptional activator IlvY produces MDFHGLTCFVVLAETLHFKRASERCHMSPSAFSRTIKRLEEELGMPLLIRDTREVKLTAEGRSFLARARQILSVWEEARSELGLAASGVVGTVRIFASVTACYSILAKILPLFRGRYPSVHIHVETGGPSESLPAVLEERVDVGVIARPDVLPDVVTFYPVTTTPLVFIRPEMDCAVSRLLEGGEIDWGRVPLILPEGEPARERIEAWFRKEGIRPTVYGEASGNEAILAMVSLGCGVGLVPALVLEKSPLKHGVRVVETAPHLPPYEVGFAVRKRRAHLPVVRAFLECVEEARGETG; encoded by the coding sequence GTGGACTTCCATGGCCTCACATGTTTCGTGGTGCTCGCCGAGACCCTCCACTTCAAGCGCGCGAGCGAGCGGTGTCACATGAGTCCCTCCGCCTTTTCGAGAACCATCAAGCGGCTCGAGGAGGAGCTCGGTATGCCCCTCCTCATCAGGGATACTCGGGAGGTGAAGCTCACGGCGGAGGGACGTTCCTTCCTGGCCAGGGCCCGCCAGATCCTCTCGGTATGGGAGGAGGCCCGTTCGGAACTCGGGCTCGCGGCGAGCGGTGTGGTGGGGACGGTGAGGATCTTCGCCTCGGTGACGGCCTGCTACAGTATTCTCGCGAAGATCCTTCCGCTGTTCCGAGGGCGCTATCCGAGCGTGCACATCCATGTGGAGACCGGCGGGCCGTCGGAATCGCTCCCTGCGGTCCTCGAGGAACGCGTGGACGTGGGGGTCATCGCCCGGCCGGATGTACTCCCTGATGTGGTGACCTTCTATCCGGTCACGACCACGCCGCTGGTCTTCATCAGGCCGGAGATGGACTGTGCGGTCTCCCGGCTCCTCGAGGGGGGGGAGATAGACTGGGGGCGGGTGCCCCTCATCTTGCCGGAGGGCGAACCGGCCCGTGAGAGGATCGAGGCGTGGTTCAGAAAGGAGGGGATACGCCCCACCGTCTACGGTGAGGCCTCGGGGAACGAGGCGATCCTCGCGATGGTGAGCCTGGGGTGCGGGGTGGGGCTGGTGCCCGCCCTCGTGCTCGAGAAGAGCCCGCTCAAGCACGGGGTGAGGGTGGTGGAGACGGCACCGCACCTCCCTCCCTACGAGGTCGGGTTCGCTGTTCGGAAGCGGAGGGCCCATCTCCCCGTCGTTCGCGCCTTTCTCGAGTGCGTGGAGGAGGCGAGGGGGGAGACGGGATAG
- a CDS encoding ketol-acid reductoisomerase: MIDFETKVFAKEKITLAGTEEYVVQGGKDKFSLLPKAFDGIRQIGVIGWKSQGPAQAMNLRDSLEGTGIKVKVGLRAGSSSMEKARAAGFTEENGTLGEMMEVIRESDLVILLIADAAQVELYKEIFAAMRPGTTLGLSHGFLIGYLNAIGEKLPDHINIIGVCPKGMGPSVRRLYEQGKEVNGAGINCSFAVVQDINGKATDQALGWAVGIGAPYVFATTLEMEYKSDIFGERGILLGAVHGMVESLYRWYTDHGMDEKTAFQHAVESITGPISKTISKKGIKAMYEAFSPEEKKIFESAYSTAYWPLFEVMLECYEEVESGNEIRSVIMAGKRLKRFPFRTIDNTRMWKVGEEVRAERVEDKIPLDPFTAGIYAAGIVAQVDILREKGHAYSEIVNESIIEAVDSLNPYMHFKGVAYMVDNCSTTARLGARKWAPRFDYILWQNAYPEAEKGTVDPDLVEKFKTHPVHEALAVLSRYRPPVDIVVLEQ, encoded by the coding sequence ATGATCGATTTCGAAACCAAGGTGTTCGCAAAAGAGAAGATCACGCTCGCAGGCACCGAGGAATACGTGGTACAGGGCGGGAAGGACAAGTTCTCCCTCCTTCCGAAGGCCTTCGATGGGATCCGACAGATCGGCGTCATCGGGTGGAAGTCGCAGGGACCTGCCCAGGCCATGAACCTGCGCGACTCCCTCGAGGGCACCGGCATCAAGGTGAAGGTGGGACTCAGGGCCGGCTCCTCCTCCATGGAGAAGGCCCGCGCCGCCGGGTTCACCGAGGAAAACGGCACCCTCGGCGAGATGATGGAGGTCATACGGGAGTCCGACCTCGTCATCCTCCTCATCGCGGACGCCGCCCAGGTCGAGCTCTACAAGGAGATCTTCGCCGCCATGCGGCCCGGCACCACCCTGGGACTCTCCCACGGTTTCCTCATCGGCTACCTCAATGCCATAGGCGAGAAGCTCCCCGATCACATCAACATCATCGGCGTCTGTCCCAAGGGCATGGGCCCCTCGGTACGAAGGCTCTACGAGCAAGGGAAAGAGGTCAACGGCGCGGGCATCAACTGCAGCTTCGCCGTGGTCCAGGACATCAACGGAAAGGCCACGGATCAGGCCCTCGGGTGGGCCGTCGGTATCGGCGCGCCCTATGTCTTCGCCACCACCCTGGAGATGGAATACAAGTCGGACATCTTCGGTGAACGGGGCATCCTCCTGGGTGCGGTCCACGGCATGGTGGAGAGCCTCTACCGCTGGTACACCGACCACGGCATGGACGAGAAGACCGCCTTCCAGCACGCCGTGGAGTCCATCACCGGCCCCATCTCCAAGACCATCTCCAAGAAAGGCATCAAGGCCATGTACGAGGCCTTCTCGCCCGAGGAGAAGAAGATCTTCGAGTCCGCCTACAGCACGGCCTACTGGCCGCTCTTCGAGGTGATGCTCGAATGCTACGAAGAGGTCGAGAGCGGGAACGAGATACGATCGGTCATCATGGCAGGCAAGAGGCTCAAGCGGTTCCCGTTCAGGACCATCGACAACACCAGGATGTGGAAGGTGGGGGAAGAGGTCCGCGCCGAGCGGGTGGAAGACAAGATCCCCCTCGATCCCTTCACCGCAGGGATCTATGCGGCCGGCATCGTGGCCCAGGTGGACATCCTGAGAGAGAAGGGACACGCCTACTCCGAGATCGTCAACGAGTCGATCATCGAGGCCGTCGACTCCCTCAATCCCTACATGCACTTCAAGGGCGTCGCCTACATGGTGGACAACTGCTCCACCACCGCGCGCCTCGGGGCCAGGAAGTGGGCGCCCAGGTTCGATTACATCCTCTGGCAGAACGCCTACCCCGAGGCCGAGAAGGGTACGGTCGATCCCGATCTCGTGGAGAAGTTCAAGACCCATCCCGTGCACGAGGCCCTCGCGGTCTTGAGCCGGTACAGGCCTCCCGTGGACATCGTGGTGCTCGAACAGTGA
- a CDS encoding VOC family protein, producing MSIFDTFEIAQVAFIVRDIEKSARAWAALLGADPPEPVITGPQEEAHTLYRGRPTPARARLAFIPAGQVTVELIEPDEHPSIWREFLDEEGEGLHHLGVYVKDLPERARRIEALGFPLVQQGDYPGGRYAYMDTRSLLGVMLELLENF from the coding sequence ATGAGCATATTCGATACGTTCGAGATCGCCCAGGTGGCGTTCATCGTGCGCGACATCGAGAAGAGCGCACGTGCGTGGGCCGCGCTCCTGGGAGCGGACCCTCCCGAGCCCGTGATCACCGGGCCGCAGGAAGAGGCCCACACGCTCTACCGGGGAAGGCCCACGCCCGCGAGGGCGCGCCTCGCCTTCATTCCGGCAGGTCAGGTCACTGTCGAGCTCATAGAACCCGACGAACACCCGAGTATCTGGCGCGAGTTCCTCGACGAGGAAGGGGAGGGGCTTCACCACCTTGGGGTGTACGTGAAAGACCTTCCGGAGAGGGCCCGACGGATCGAGGCGCTCGGCTTTCCCCTCGTGCAACAGGGGGACTACCCGGGAGGGCGCTATGCCTACATGGACACCCGCTCCCTCCTCGGGGTGATGCTGGAGCTTCTGGAAAACTTCTAG
- a CDS encoding DUF4349 domain-containing protein, whose protein sequence is MKRMVVLVVMVGVLAGCGGRGKEEVRALGFAEAAPAKMAASGVEGAGDVVGVERKLVREGEVELEVGDVGAAVGVVREMVEGWGGYVARVERWESGAQVEARVPEGRFGEAMERAGEWGRVLSSSQRVIDVTERYYDLETRLKNAYLLEERYRGYLGEARTLEDILKVEEAISRVRTEIEQMEGQKRRLEQDISFSRILFTFTLPPEKAPPSYPSLKEGLGSLWVGFVRFLYGLLLVLIGLVVFGIPGIGVLAFLYWLLLGKVGVLRRVFGALSPEGKRGRRDA, encoded by the coding sequence ATGAAGAGGATGGTGGTTCTGGTCGTGATGGTGGGGGTGCTGGCGGGGTGCGGGGGGCGGGGGAAGGAGGAGGTGCGGGCGCTGGGGTTTGCGGAGGCGGCGCCGGCGAAGATGGCGGCGTCGGGGGTGGAGGGAGCGGGGGATGTGGTGGGGGTGGAGCGGAAGCTGGTGCGGGAAGGGGAGGTGGAGCTGGAGGTGGGGGATGTGGGTGCGGCGGTGGGGGTGGTGAGGGAGATGGTGGAGGGTTGGGGCGGGTACGTGGCGAGGGTGGAGCGGTGGGAGAGTGGAGCGCAGGTGGAGGCGAGGGTCCCGGAGGGGCGGTTCGGGGAGGCGATGGAGCGGGCGGGGGAGTGGGGACGGGTGCTGAGCTCGAGCCAGCGGGTGATCGACGTGACCGAACGCTACTACGACCTGGAGACCCGACTCAAGAACGCGTATCTCCTCGAGGAACGCTACAGAGGGTACCTCGGTGAGGCGAGGACCCTGGAGGATATCCTCAAGGTGGAGGAGGCGATCTCACGGGTACGAACCGAGATCGAACAGATGGAGGGACAGAAACGGAGGCTGGAACAGGACATCTCGTTCTCACGTATCCTCTTCACCTTCACCCTTCCTCCGGAAAAGGCGCCTCCTTCGTATCCTTCGCTTAAGGAGGGCTTGGGGAGCCTGTGGGTGGGATTCGTTCGTTTCCTCTACGGTCTTCTCCTCGTGCTCATAGGACTGGTGGTCTTCGGCATCCCCGGGATCGGCGTCCTCGCCTTTCTCTACTGGCTCCTCCTCGGGAAGGTGGGGGTGCTTCGGAGGGTGTTCGGCGCGCTGTCCCCCGAGGGGAAACGAGGAAGGAGGGATGCATGA
- a CDS encoding RsmE family RNA methyltransferase: MNLVVFLPGEDCTRLVRGDRRYAHLVSVLRVRRGDVVRVGVLGGRMGEGRVEEVGRDEVRLSCRFDRDPPPPLPLVLLVAAVRPIVGRRLLRDLAALGVERVVVFPARLSERSYLESTLWKGGEWERCLVEGAEQGVTTRVPEVVRVRSLEEGVGVCGEGVRYVCDEAVGEGGRVARAGRYVVAVGPERGWTEEERRVLAEEGFVRLSLGPRMLRAEVACHVAVGRVAEGAGWWG, encoded by the coding sequence GTGAACCTGGTGGTGTTCCTTCCGGGTGAGGACTGCACGAGGCTCGTGCGGGGCGATAGGAGGTATGCGCACCTCGTCTCGGTGTTGCGGGTGCGGAGGGGGGATGTGGTGCGGGTGGGGGTGCTCGGCGGGAGGATGGGGGAGGGTCGTGTGGAGGAGGTGGGGCGGGATGAGGTGCGGCTCTCGTGCAGGTTCGATCGGGATCCTCCTCCGCCGTTGCCGCTTGTGCTCCTGGTGGCGGCGGTGCGGCCGATCGTGGGGAGGAGGCTCCTGCGGGATCTTGCCGCGCTTGGGGTGGAGCGGGTGGTGGTCTTTCCTGCCCGGCTCTCGGAGCGGTCGTACCTGGAGAGCACGCTGTGGAAGGGGGGGGAGTGGGAGCGGTGTCTCGTCGAGGGTGCAGAGCAGGGGGTGACGACGCGGGTGCCGGAGGTGGTCCGGGTGCGGTCGTTGGAGGAGGGGGTGGGGGTGTGCGGGGAGGGGGTGCGCTATGTGTGCGATGAGGCGGTGGGTGAGGGGGGGCGGGTGGCGAGGGCCGGGCGGTATGTGGTGGCGGTGGGGCCAGAACGGGGGTGGACCGAGGAGGAGCGGCGGGTGCTGGCGGAGGAGGGGTTCGTGCGGTTGTCGCTGGGGCCGCGGATGCTGCGGGCCGAGGTGGCGTGTCACGTGGCGGTGGGGAGGGTGGCGGAGGGTGCGGGGTGGTGGGGGTAG
- a CDS encoding TetR/AcrR family transcriptional regulator, whose protein sequence is MGKSAKYSKDRILNAAVRVIRRKGVANTSLADIAKELGMSKGTLYYYYASKSDLIFDLTERHIRYITEEILDWVAKAKDESSPQEILHVVLNLLLRGNTRGPVHLYLLQDAIGGNEILRRRFLQEYGRWRQILRAGLEQLLGEREDVEVRAAVLMAVIDGLLLEKLVGVRPLFLREISEFLTR, encoded by the coding sequence ATGGGTAAGAGCGCAAAGTACAGCAAGGACAGGATCCTCAACGCAGCGGTACGGGTCATCCGCAGGAAGGGTGTGGCGAACACGAGTCTGGCGGATATCGCGAAGGAGCTGGGGATGAGCAAGGGGACGCTCTACTACTACTATGCCTCGAAGAGCGATCTCATCTTCGATCTCACCGAGCGGCACATACGCTACATCACCGAGGAGATCCTCGACTGGGTGGCGAAGGCGAAGGACGAGTCCTCGCCGCAGGAGATCCTCCACGTGGTGCTCAACCTCCTGCTCAGGGGGAATACGAGGGGTCCGGTGCACCTCTACCTGCTCCAGGATGCGATCGGGGGAAACGAGATCCTGCGTCGCAGGTTCCTCCAGGAGTACGGGAGGTGGCGCCAGATCCTCCGGGCGGGGCTCGAGCAGCTTCTGGGCGAGCGGGAGGATGTGGAGGTGAGGGCTGCGGTGCTCATGGCGGTGATCGACGGGCTCCTGCTCGAGAAGCTGGTGGGGGTGCGACCTCTCTTTTTGCGGGAGATCTCGGAGTTTCTCACGAGGTAG
- a CDS encoding PAS domain-containing protein, with amino-acid sequence MALEWVLLFFSFFLFLFSLFLEVPLRRWILLYTFTLFFTALLYVMGHTVFVDDPNVRLIWYHPLFLLPFSWFLVATGAAGFRGRILFWVRIFPVGVFLLGGVLMGVAPLWVWDPESFSPRWFSYVSGGIMILYSLAVVFFRYERYGWFFRAYSPLLAAAPLGFPFIMLPEVFILWYLLGLSFGCMVFLSALAHDARVDVLPAARELIFDAMPDPVIVLDATDRIRFINKACERLVGHASQEVRGKEIDVLFPGGLFPLSLRAHMERFEIQVGSTLFEVHATWITDALGRRKGTLFHLSDITAEREAVNTLALRERQYRNVLENITVGVMLINREYVVRAWNRRMEEWFPGIPWGKEGVRCVEICKGPVLPCEECPLPPVFASGKTQRREVRRHTEEGERIFSMVATPHLDDEGVIRGVVVLLEDVTAERRATEGLERYKFMVNASADFMSLISSDFRYEAVNDAFCKAHGRGREDFVGRRVADLWGEETFRGKILPYIRRAFEGERVVVEDRFVFGLLGERDLEVSYNPYREGDRITHVAVVTRDITSYKDALRRLEDARRQAEEASRAKSAFLASMSHEIRTPLNAITGMSDLLLLSRVSPEVEEGLAIIKDSAGTLLALINDILDLSRIEAGRIELERIPLRFPDLVRHTWEMFRPQAETKGLSFELRLSEGLPPVVNGDPVRIRQILINLLSNALKFTEEGGVTLSVTGHRMYDRDWEVELVVEDTGIGIPPEKLERIFEPFTQADSSITRRYGGTGLGLSISRQLAEMMGGTIVVSSEVGRGSTFVCRIVLEEAEGEAAPPAKGQVSRASRAMRVLVVEDNRVNALVARRLLEHLGHRVLVAGSGREALDLLGREEVDAVFMDVEMPGMDGFECARRIRAGEAGERARVVPVFALTAHAVGEIRDRVDEVGMNGVVLKPVGIEDLDRALGRVAGRGEEVFPPVQDLSEEDLPHLDVEGSLLRMGGSRELLREFWEVFLRDLAEKRSSLSAALEGEEWVALSRLAHSLKGVCGNVGGVRAASLARRLEGAASRGAVEEARRLARELDEELGILGELLGRGPDMILSEQEDGRSHG; translated from the coding sequence ATGGCGTTGGAGTGGGTCCTCCTCTTCTTCAGTTTCTTCCTCTTCCTCTTCTCCCTCTTCCTCGAGGTTCCCCTGAGGAGGTGGATCCTGCTCTACACCTTCACCTTGTTCTTCACCGCCCTTCTCTATGTGATGGGGCATACGGTCTTCGTGGACGATCCCAATGTCCGGCTCATCTGGTACCATCCCCTCTTCCTCCTCCCCTTCTCCTGGTTCCTGGTGGCCACGGGGGCGGCGGGGTTCAGGGGGCGTATCCTCTTCTGGGTGAGGATCTTCCCCGTGGGGGTCTTCCTCCTCGGCGGGGTGCTCATGGGGGTGGCCCCCCTGTGGGTGTGGGATCCCGAGAGCTTCTCCCCCCGGTGGTTCTCCTATGTCTCGGGGGGGATCATGATCCTCTACTCTCTCGCCGTGGTCTTCTTTCGTTACGAGCGGTACGGGTGGTTCTTCCGTGCCTACAGCCCCCTCCTCGCCGCAGCCCCCCTGGGCTTCCCCTTCATCATGCTCCCTGAGGTCTTCATCCTCTGGTACCTCTTGGGGCTCTCCTTCGGGTGCATGGTGTTCCTCTCTGCCCTCGCCCACGATGCGCGGGTGGACGTCCTTCCCGCGGCGCGGGAGCTCATCTTCGACGCCATGCCGGATCCGGTGATCGTCCTCGATGCCACGGACAGGATCCGCTTCATCAACAAGGCGTGCGAACGCCTGGTGGGGCACGCCTCGCAGGAGGTGAGAGGGAAGGAGATCGATGTGCTCTTTCCCGGAGGCCTCTTCCCCCTCTCCCTCAGGGCGCACATGGAGCGGTTCGAGATACAGGTGGGTTCCACGCTCTTCGAGGTGCATGCCACCTGGATCACCGATGCCCTCGGCCGGCGGAAGGGCACCCTCTTCCACCTCTCGGATATCACGGCGGAGCGGGAGGCGGTGAACACCCTCGCCCTTCGTGAACGCCAGTACCGCAATGTGCTCGAGAACATCACGGTGGGGGTGATGCTCATCAACCGGGAGTACGTGGTACGTGCCTGGAACCGCAGGATGGAAGAGTGGTTCCCCGGGATCCCCTGGGGAAAGGAGGGGGTGCGGTGTGTGGAGATCTGCAAGGGGCCCGTGCTCCCCTGTGAGGAGTGCCCCCTTCCCCCGGTCTTTGCGTCGGGGAAGACGCAGCGAAGGGAGGTGCGGAGGCACACGGAGGAGGGGGAACGGATCTTCTCGATGGTCGCTACCCCTCATCTCGACGACGAGGGAGTGATCAGGGGGGTGGTGGTGCTCCTTGAGGATGTGACGGCGGAGCGGAGGGCGACTGAAGGGCTCGAGCGCTACAAGTTCATGGTGAACGCCTCTGCAGACTTCATGTCCCTCATAAGCAGCGACTTTCGTTACGAGGCGGTCAATGACGCCTTCTGCAAGGCGCACGGCAGGGGACGGGAGGACTTCGTGGGACGCCGGGTGGCGGACCTGTGGGGCGAAGAGACCTTCAGGGGAAAGATCCTGCCCTATATCCGGCGGGCCTTCGAGGGAGAGCGGGTGGTGGTGGAGGACCGGTTCGTCTTCGGGCTCCTCGGGGAGCGCGACCTCGAGGTGTCCTACAATCCCTACAGGGAAGGGGACAGGATCACCCACGTGGCGGTGGTCACGAGGGACATCACCTCCTACAAGGATGCGTTGCGCCGCCTGGAGGATGCGCGTCGCCAGGCCGAGGAGGCGAGCCGCGCGAAGAGCGCCTTCCTCGCGAGCATGAGCCACGAGATACGGACTCCTCTCAATGCGATCACAGGGATGAGCGATCTCCTGCTCCTCTCCCGCGTGTCCCCCGAGGTGGAGGAGGGGCTCGCCATCATCAAGGATTCTGCGGGCACCTTGCTCGCCCTCATCAACGACATACTGGATCTCTCGAGGATCGAGGCCGGAAGGATCGAACTGGAGCGCATCCCCTTGCGGTTCCCGGATCTGGTGAGACACACCTGGGAGATGTTCAGGCCTCAGGCCGAGACCAAGGGGCTTTCCTTCGAACTCCGCCTCTCGGAGGGCCTTCCCCCCGTGGTGAACGGTGACCCGGTGAGGATACGTCAGATCCTCATCAATCTCCTGAGCAATGCCCTCAAGTTCACCGAGGAGGGGGGGGTGACCCTCTCGGTGACGGGGCACCGCATGTACGATCGCGACTGGGAGGTGGAGCTGGTGGTGGAGGACACCGGCATCGGGATCCCGCCGGAGAAACTCGAGAGGATCTTCGAGCCCTTCACCCAGGCCGACTCTTCGATCACGCGCAGGTACGGCGGCACGGGCCTGGGTCTGAGCATCTCGCGCCAGCTCGCCGAGATGATGGGCGGGACCATCGTGGTCTCGAGCGAGGTGGGCCGGGGCAGCACTTTCGTGTGCAGGATCGTCCTGGAGGAGGCGGAGGGGGAAGCCGCTCCGCCGGCAAAGGGGCAGGTGTCGCGCGCCTCCCGCGCGATGAGGGTGCTCGTGGTGGAAGACAATCGGGTGAACGCCCTGGTGGCGAGGCGGCTCCTGGAGCATCTGGGGCATCGCGTGCTCGTGGCCGGGAGCGGAAGGGAGGCGCTCGACTTGCTCGGACGGGAGGAGGTGGATGCGGTGTTCATGGATGTGGAGATGCCGGGTATGGACGGGTTCGAGTGTGCGAGGAGGATCCGGGCCGGGGAGGCGGGTGAGCGTGCGAGGGTGGTGCCCGTGTTCGCCCTCACGGCGCACGCGGTGGGAGAGATCCGGGATCGGGTGGATGAGGTGGGTATGAACGGGGTGGTCCTCAAGCCGGTGGGGATAGAAGATCTCGATCGGGCCCTCGGCCGGGTCGCCGGAAGGGGGGAGGAGGTCTTCCCTCCGGTGCAGGATCTTTCCGAGGAGGATCTCCCCCACCTCGACGTGGAGGGTTCGCTCCTCAGGATGGGGGGAAGCAGGGAACTGCTTCGCGAGTTCTGGGAGGTATTCCTCAGGGACCTCGCGGAGAAGCGGTCTTCCCTTTCGGCTGCACTGGAGGGGGAGGAGTGGGTTGCGCTTTCGAGACTCGCCCACAGCCTGAAGGGGGTGTGCGGGAACGTGGGCGGGGTGAGGGCCGCTTCGCTCGCGAGACGGCTCGAAGGGGCGGCGAGCAGGGGTGCCGTGGAGGAGGCGAGGCGCCTCGCGCGTGAGCTGGACGAGGAGCTCGGGATCCTGGGTGAGCTTCTCGGGAGAGGCCCTGACATGATTCTTTCAGAGCAGGAGGACGGAAGATCCCATGGGTAA